The region TAATTACAGAGGTTCTTGACACTCGTGGGGTGTTCACTGTTACTCTCTATCCTGCCTCTGGTGACCCGTCGGAAACCGATCTGGCTCCTCACGATCCATTTGGAGTGGTTTGGAGTCCCGGATGTTGGCAGATTCAGTGGTGCAAAGGCAAAAGAAGAAACATCTATACCGGTCCTAAGTTGCAGCTGAgcaaaatagagggcgctgcGGGTATTTTTACCATCAGACGCGGTAAAAGGGGAAGAAGAGGTTTGTTCGCCCAAATCGAAGTTATCGTCGCAAGTGAGTAACTTTAAATGAACgcaaaatatatgatatatatgaatattaatgatgttcTGAAGAAGGTAATGTTGAGCCAATCATGGATCAGATGCCACATCACGTGTGACCCCAAAGCTTGGCAAATGTTTCTTTATACAGGCAAATTAGTTCTGGAAAAGGAATCAAACAGTGCTGACGATCAGTATTACGGCCAACTAATTGATACTTATACTTGTTTCCAATCAGTatcttgaagtaattttacaGCCTTTTAATTGTGGTGTGCCTATGTAGAGCATTACTTTGCATTACGTGCGTAGAGTTgactacatatattcataacttACAGTATTGTGTTTGCGTCTTTCTGATTAATTAACAGTGCTTTAATTACTACCAAGCACAACACTTCGAAGATATAAACATCGATGAAATCAAAGCGGCGAAATTCCCTTCCTTACCACATACTTCGGTCCCATTCCATGTCACCCTCTACCATCCTCTCTACACCCGTAGCCTCTCATCTTTCTTCTTTAAGAAGCAAGTTTACGTACCACTGAGGATTTACTCCAAGACTTGTTGAGTCTATTGAACTGATGTGTTTATTTCTGTATCTTGCTGTAGGTTGCCCACCTGACATGTACCATAGAATTGGAAAATGCTCATCTCGTAGTAATTTCCCTTGCTTGAATGGAGGAGTAGGCAAAGATGGATCAGATCAGTGCACCTGTCCGCCTCCATTTGGCGGATCCGTTTGTGACGAAGGTGTGAAGGCCTTTTTTACTTAACCGAAGAATTATATGGTTATATTACCTAAGAACTGCATATAATGTTATTGCGTCATTTTGTATTTGATAACCAATTTGACCAAACTAATATCCGATAGGctatatgattggaaattacaTATCTTGGTGAGAAATCAAAAGTTTCAGTTTCGCAGACTAGGTATGTGATTCAACAGATACAATACGAATTCAAAGTGAACCTAAACTCTGATAAGGATTGTTCGCTTGTTCGTCTTCttccttttgttgttgttttgcgtgtgtgcgtgggtgacttgttttgtattctgactgagcACTTGATCAAAGGAATTGCAAGTCAACAGACGTCGTCAATTTAAAAGAATCACCTGAGAAAACTTCCATTTAATTAAGGAAGTATTGCTGAGGTTACGTGGTACGTGAATTGTTGCTATGGTGGTTTTTTTCGGTTTTGTTTATGTGtgttggttttctttttcttctatcTTGTtagaacttgaagcaagtccactttacactggcatCCTAGGCCAAGAAGAAACGGATACCGTTAGTACCTTGCGATGCGGTGACCTGGAAGGTGGAAACACACGATGCAAAGGTTTCCTATTCTGCTTTGCTGATTTGTATGGGTGCAAGTGCGCACCGGGTTGGCATGGTAACAAGTGCGATCGAGGTATGTTCCTAATTATGATTAGTCGCTGCAACTGTAGACTGTATGCTTGTTTTAACCAGGTGCGGACGCACGGAATCTCTATACTTCGTTGAACCGTTGAAGTGTTCAACTTCATTGTCCTAAATTAGGTTTGCTTGTCTTGGATTGAGTTTGTCAGAGTagttaaagaaagacacaacaaTTTTGTTAAAGTCCATCCACGTTAATACTCTGGATATACGCCAGACCAGATTTTTCATAAGAGACAATTTCGATTGTCAGTATTGCTAAGGGCAGAAGATAACTCAAGTTACTTCAGGTCTGCATACGTAATTGGATAATAAAGTAGTTTATAATTTGATCGCAGCATCGCTTGTGGCTAACAAACATGgtttctaaatattaaaatgcgTGGACAGAGTtatagacttgatcaagtcttcggcGTCATTTGTGCGAAGGATCATCAAATCTTTTATATCTGCTAAACGGGATAAGAATTCTCTCAGCTATTAGAGCAAGTTATGTATGGACAGTTATCTCTATTACATACAACGACGAAGATGATAAggttttgtgtctcctttaaggtGTTTACTAATTGAACGAATAACTTCATAAGACAGCAATAAAAGGCAACGATAAGACGAAGTTTTCCTTTTAAAACATAAAGCTTGGAGTGATTCAGCCTTGTAATATCACGGTCTCTGTTGTATAGAACGAGGATTATCGGATTTTTTGAAAAGCACACTGACAATCATTATATTTTATGATGTGCTTTGTCTATGCCcttggaagaagaaaaacaaacagacaaaataaagagTGACTTTGTAAAAAGTTTGTGTGTTAA is a window of Apostichopus japonicus isolate 1M-3 chromosome 21, ASM3797524v1, whole genome shotgun sequence DNA encoding:
- the LOC139962968 gene encoding uncharacterized protein isoform X3, giving the protein MVSFTHGSNVVRTTNGLLVANNCPQLGQTALNVYAIDTSNSPQIGGELDLEITKDTGLQSDSVKISQINHGDYFWGCTLTVAQPKRYKGLRYGVYEATLDSATTARTFVKRESKVLDTRGVFTVTLYPASGDPSETDLAPHDPFGVVWSPGCWQIQWCKGKRRNIYTGPKLQLSKIEGAAGIFTIRRGKRGRRGLFAQIEVIVASCPPDMYHRIGKCSSRSNFPCLNGGVGKDGSDQCTCPPPFGGSVCDEELEASPLYTGILGQEETDTVSTLRCGDLEGGNTRCKGFLFCFADLYGCKCAPGWHGNKCDRACPKGRWGADCSQHCPSSNNDCNQFRGPEKQVPPP
- the LOC139962968 gene encoding uncharacterized protein isoform X1, coding for MEKLVGNLPLLVLLTAFCWVSFTHGSNVVRTTNGLLVANNCPQLGQTALNVYAIDTSNSPQIGGELDLEITKDTGLQSDSVKISQINHGDYFWGCTLTVAQPKRYKGLRYGVYEATLDSATTARTFVKRESKVLDTRGVFTVTLYPASGDPSETDLAPHDPFGVVWSPGCWQIQWCKGKRRNIYTGPKLQLSKIEGAAGIFTIRRGKRGRRGLFAQIEVIVASCPPDMYHRIGKCSSRSNFPCLNGGVGKDGSDQCTCPPPFGGSVCDEELEASPLYTGILGQEETDTVSTLRCGDLEGGNTRCKGFLFCFADLYGCKCAPGWHGNKCDRACPKGRWGADCSQHCPSSNNDCNQFRGPEKQVPPP
- the LOC139962968 gene encoding uncharacterized protein isoform X2, whose protein sequence is MEKHIENLPLLVLLTAFCWVSFTHGSNVVRTTNGLLVANNCPQLGQTALNVYAIDTSNSPQIGGELDLEITKDTGLQSDSVKISQINHGDYFWGCTLTVAQPKRYKGLRYGVYEATLDSATTARTFVKRESKVLDTRGVFTVTLYPASGDPSETDLAPHDPFGVVWSPGCWQIQWCKGKRRNIYTGPKLQLSKIEGAAGIFTIRRGKRGRRGLFAQIEVIVASCPPDMYHRIGKCSSRSNFPCLNGGVGKDGSDQCTCPPPFGGSVCDEELEASPLYTGILGQEETDTVSTLRCGDLEGGNTRCKGFLFCFADLYGCKCAPGWHGNKCDRACPKGRWGADCSQHCPSSNNDCNQFRGPEKQVPPP